From Roseofilum reptotaenium CS-1145, the proteins below share one genomic window:
- a CDS encoding CobW family GTP-binding protein, whose amino-acid sequence MAITQKVPVTVLTGYLGAGKTTLLNRILTEEHNKRVAVIVNEFGEIGIDNQLVIDADEEVLEMNNGCICCTVREDLIRIIGNLMDRRDRFDHLLIETTGLADPAPVIQSFFTDEVMLRQTQLDSVVTVVDVKHITQHWESEEAQEQIAFADIILLNKAELVAPDSLETLKQKVRGINAIAKIHTTNYCDLSLDSVLGVQSFDLKNALAIDPEFLDESAHEHDDSVYSVAINEPGAIDTDKINRWLYQLVQAHGPDLFRMKGILNAHDMERRFVFQGVHMTLDGRPGKPWKPDETRRNELIFIGRNLEQMNLQDGFNACLV is encoded by the coding sequence ATGGCTATAACGCAAAAAGTTCCTGTCACAGTTCTTACTGGCTATTTAGGTGCAGGAAAAACAACATTATTAAACCGAATTTTGACGGAAGAGCACAACAAGCGTGTTGCGGTCATTGTTAATGAATTTGGTGAGATTGGTATTGATAATCAGCTCGTCATTGATGCTGATGAAGAAGTTCTAGAGATGAATAACGGCTGCATTTGCTGTACCGTTCGAGAGGACTTAATTCGCATTATTGGTAATTTAATGGATCGGCGCGATCGCTTCGATCACCTTCTCATTGAAACGACTGGGCTTGCCGATCCAGCCCCCGTGATTCAGTCTTTTTTCACAGATGAAGTGATGCTTCGACAAACGCAGCTCGATTCCGTCGTCACGGTCGTGGATGTCAAGCATATTACTCAGCATTGGGAAAGCGAAGAAGCCCAAGAGCAGATTGCTTTTGCCGACATTATTCTGCTGAATAAGGCGGAGTTGGTTGCACCCGATAGTTTGGAAACGCTGAAGCAGAAGGTGCGCGGCATCAATGCGATCGCGAAAATCCACACCACCAATTATTGCGATCTGTCGCTGGATTCCGTCTTGGGGGTTCAATCTTTCGATCTCAAGAATGCCCTGGCGATCGATCCGGAATTTCTCGATGAATCGGCCCACGAGCATGATGATTCGGTGTATTCGGTTGCGATTAACGAACCGGGCGCAATCGATACGGACAAGATTAATCGCTGGCTCTACCAGTTAGTCCAAGCCCACGGTCCCGATCTATTTCGCATGAAAGGCATTCTAAACGCCCACGATATGGAGCGCCGGTTTGTATTTCAAGGGGTTCATATGACCCTAGACGGTCGCCCGGGCAAGCCTTGGAAGCCGGACGAAACCCGTCGTAACGAGCTGATCTTTATTGGTCGCAACCTCGAACAAATGAATCTCCAAGACGGATTCAACGCTTGTTTAGTTTGA